A stretch of DNA from Mycolicibacterium celeriflavum:
AAACCGCGACGGAACCCGGTGCCGCAGTTGGTGTTTCCGAGCTGGATTCCGTGGTGGTGGGGGATGAGGGCTCGTCGGGAGTGGTTTCGGCGCCCGACGAGCATGCCGCGATGACGCCCGCCATCGCGACGGCCGCCACGAGATGACCAGAGTGTCTGCGCATGCCCGCCAATCTAAGGCAATCGACCGGGCGGGTTCCCCAGCCGCGCTGTTCTGCTGACTTCGACTCAGCGTGAATCTGAGCCGTACCACCCCGCTGGCCAGCAGTTATCCGCTTCGCAAGCCGGTCGCGACGCCTGATGTCACGGGTCGACAGCGACACTTGAGTACATGACGACCGGACGCCAGGGGTGTTGTGGGGCTTAGCGCCCCGCCCTGCCCGTCTCGCCTCTTTTCTGGAGCTTTCATGGTCGCCCCTGCAGTCCTGCCCTCTGCCGTGCCGGCAGTTTCCGCGCCGACGCGGCTGCGGTTGCCCGATCTGTTGTTCGCCGCCGACCGCGGTGCCGACGATGTGCTCACCGGTCGCTACGACCACCTGATGCCCGTCGGCGGTCCGCCCACCGACGAGCGGTGGTTCACCCGCCTACACGGTGACGATGAACTCGACATCTGGTTGATCAGCTGGGCGCCGGGCCGGTCGACCGAATTGCACGACCACGGTGGGTCCCTCGGTGCGCTGACTGTCGTGTCCGGCGCACTGCGGGAGACTCGTTGGGACGGTGGGTCTTTGCGGCATCGTCGGCTGTCCGCGGGCGATCAGGCGGCCTTTCCGCTGGGATGGGTGCACGACGTGGTTCGGGCACCCGAGCGTGCCGCCTCAGCTTCGGTCGCGTCGACGCTGAGCGTGCACGCCTATTCGCCGCCGCTCACCGCGATGTCCTACTACGAGGTGACGAAACGGAAGACGTTGCGCCGCAAGCGCACCGAGCTCACAGATGCGCCGGAGGGATGACATGAGCAGCCGAATCGAACGGGTCCTCGACGACGCTCGCGCCCGGTTGCGCCGGTTGCCGGCTTCGGAGGTGCCCGCCGCATTGGACCGGGGAGCCATCCTGGTCGACATCCGGCCGCAGGCGCAGCGCGCGCACGAGGGCGGTGTTCTGCGGGCGCTGGTGATCGAGCGGAATGTGCTCGAGTGGCGCTGCGATCCGACCAGCAATGCGCGGCTGCCGCAGGCCGTCGACGACGACGTCGAGTGGGTGGTGCTGTGCTCGGAGGGCTACACCTCGAGCCTGGCCGCCGCATCGCTGCTCGACCTCGGCCTGCGCCGGGCGACCGACGTGATCGGCGGGTATCGCGCGCTGAAAGCCGAAGGCGTTCTCGTCTAGGCGTTTTCGTCGTTGGACAGCAGCGGGCGGAGACGCTGCGTCTTCTCCGGTGTCCAGCCGGGGGGCTGCAGGATCGCCGCCCATGCGTCGGCCACGTTCTTGACGTAGACGTGGCCGTGCCCGTCGGGAACGTCAACGGCGACCGCCATATCCGCCGACACCTGGAGGAACGTCACCACCGGGATCCACTGCATCCGCCCGGAGACGTCGTATCCGCGAGGCTCCTTGAGCCAATCAGGTTCGGCGAACAGCAGATCCGGGTCGAACCAGGCGATCGGGTCCGAGGCGTGCTGCAGATACACGACCCGGGGATTGCCCCACGGTTCGTCGGGCCGGCCCAGATCCTCGGCGCGGGCGGCGAAGCGGACGTTCTCACCCTTGTCGAATATCGGCAGCCACATCGGCGAACCCGGGTCGCGGTCGCGGGTGAGCTGCGTCCAGATCGTGTTGTTGAACGTCGGGCCGCTGAACAGCGCGCCGTCCGTGCGCGCGATGAGATTGTTGAGCGCGAGGAACGGTGCCTCGCCACCGAACGAGCCGAGGCTCTCGCCGAACACCACCAGGCGCGGCCGCTGCGGTTCGGGCATCTCGCGGATCAGCGCGTCGACGGCCTCGAACAGCGCCTGTCCGGCCTGCCGCGCGTTCTCCTTGTCCACGAGGAACGACAACCAGCTCGGCAGGAAGGAGTACTGCATTGACACGATCGCGGTGTCGCCGTTGTACATGTATTCCAGCGCCGAGGCTTCCGCCTCGTTGATCCACCCGGTGCCGGTGGTGGTCGCCACCGCGACCACTTCGCGGTTCAGACCGCCGGTGCGCTGCAATTCCCGGGCGGCCAACGCGGCGGTGGCCTTGATCCCGTCGGCGGAATGCAGACCGGCGTAGGCGCGGATCGGCTCGACGGCAGGGCGCCCGGTGAACGCCGTCAACTCCTCGACGGTCGGGCCCGCGGCAACGAACACCCTGCCCTGGTGGCCGAGCGACTCCCAGCTCACCAGCGACTGTGGCCCGCCGGAGCGCAACGGCGATGTCGGCGCGGCGAAGTCGGGATCGGTCTCGTCGTTGACCGCGGCGAACGTGCTGTTGATCGTGCTCATCGCGAAGCGCACCACGATGCCGTTGAGCAGCGCGACGGTGAGCGCGATCAGCAACACCACCACCACTACGGCCGAGACCCGCGGCGGCGCAAAGCGTTCGAGCTGGCGCACCAGGAAGCGCACCAGCCTGCCGATCAGCTGGCCGATCTCGACGAGCACGAACAGCGTCACGATCGACAGCACGGCGGTTAACGGATGATCCCAAAAGCCCAGTCGCGGTACGCCGTTGAGGTCGCGTACCTCGTCCTGCCAGATGCGGAAGTAGATGATCATCAGGATTTGCCCGACGACGCCGACGATCACGAGCGCGATCCAGGCCTGTCGCGGCGCGGGCGGACTGCTGTCCTTCGACCGCATGTAGCGCACCAGCCAGACCACGAACACGCCGAGGCCGTAGCCGAAAGCGCCGGCGGCACCGCTGACCAACCCCTGGAACAGCGGGCCGCGCGGTAGCAGTGACGGGGTCAGCGAGAGCCAGATGAACACCAGCCCGAGCGCGGTTCCGGTGAACGTGTAGTGGCGCAGCCACCACGGCTTGTCGGCTCGCTTCGCGGGTTTGTCCTGCGGCGGCGCTTCGACTGTCGGGTCGGTGTCGTCGCGGGTGTCGGTCACCCCCGCAGACTAACGATGGCGGAAGTTCGGGGGGCGCTTCTCGGTGAACGCGTTCATGCCCTCGGTCTGGTCTTCGGTGGCGAATGCCGAATGGAACAGCCTGCGCTCGTAGAGGAGTCCCTCGGTGAGGGTCGTCTCGAACGCGCGGTCGACGGCCTCTTTGGCCATCCGCGAGGCCGACAGCGACATGTCCGCGATGGTCTTGGCGACCGCGTTGGCTTCGTCGAGCAGGCTGTCGGCCGGCACCACGCGCGACACCAGGCCGGCGCGTTCGGCTTCCTCGGCGTCCATGTTGCGGCCGGTGAGGATCAGGTCCATCGCCTTGGCCTTGCCGATGGCGCGGGTGAGCCGTTGCGAGCCGCCCATGCCGGGCAGCACACCGAGTTTGATCTCGGGCTGGCCGAATTTCGCGGTGTCGGCAGCGATCAGCAGGTCGCACATCATCGCCAACTCGCAGCCGCCGCCGAGAGCGTATCCGGCTACGGCGGCGATCGTCGGGGTGCGGGTGGCGGCGAAGCGGCTCCACGCGGCGAAGAAGTCACTTCCGAACACGTCGGCGAACGACAGGCCGGCCATCTCCTTGATGTCCGCGCCGGCGGCGAACGCCTTCTCGTTTCCGGTGAGAATGATCGCGCCGATCGCGGGATCGTTGTCCAATTCGGCTGCCGCGGAGGTCACTTCGTGCATCACCTGGCTGTTGAGGGCGTTGAGCGCCTTCGGCCGGTTCAGGGTGATCGTCGCGACCCGGTCCTCACGGGTGACCAGAATGGTTTCGTAGCTCATGAGAACTCCAATTCGCGATCGGCCGGCGCGAAGTAGGCCTCGACGTCGGCGGTGGTGACCGCCGCCAACGAGGCAGGCGACCATTTCGGGTTGCGGTCCTTGTCGACGACCTGGGCGCGGATGCCCTCGACGAAGTCGTGGGAGCGCAGCGAGGCGCACGAGGTGCGGTATTCCTGGCCCAACACGTCCTCGAGTGTGTCGAGTTTCGCGGCGCGGCGCAGGGCTTCCAGTGCGACGCTCACACAGATGGGGGAGCGCGTGTTGATCAGATCGGCGGCGTCGACGGCGGCGGGCGTGCCGTGTCCCCGCAAGGCGGCGACGATGTCGCCCACGGTGTCGTTGGCGTAGCAGTGGTCGATCCAGTCGCGCTGCGCGGCAAGGCTACTGGGCGGCGGTTCGGTGGCGAACGCGGCCAGCGCTGCGTCGATCCCGTCATCGATGAGCTTGGCCTTGAAGTCGGGGAGTTTGTCGTGGGGGACGAAATGGTCGGCGAAGCCCATCGCGATCGCGTCGGCGCCGTCGAAGTTCGCGCCTGTGAGCGCGGCGTGGTAGCCGAGCAGGCCGGGCCCGTGCGACAGGATCAGCGTGCCGCCGACGTCGGGGACGAAGCCGATGCCGACTTCGGGCATCGCCATCTTGGTGGTGTCGGTGACGACGCGCACGCTGCCGTGGGCGCTGACCCCGACACCGCCGCCCATGACGATGCCGTCCATCAGCGCGACGTACGGCTTGCCGAACCGGCCGATCTGGGCGTTGAGCAGGTATTCGTCGTACCAGAACGCCCGCGCTTCGCGCCCTTTTTCGGGGCCGTCGGCCTTGGCGCTGTGATACAGCGCGACGATGTCGCCGCCCGCGCAGAGGCCACGTTCGCCGGCCCCGTCGACCACGACGGCGGTGACGGCGTCGTCGTGCTCCCAGTCGGCGAGTGTGCGCGACATCGCGGTGACCATCGGATGGTTCAGCGAATTGATGGCCTTGGGCCGGTTGAGGGTGATCAGGCCGACGCCGCGGTCAACAGTTACTAGGACATCCTCGTTTTCACCCACGGATATGCAATGTAGAACGTCGCCCGGCCTGCGGTGTCTCCGGGTAGGGTTTCTGCTGAAGACGCTGGGAAGTTCGGCGGTGCAGCCGGGAACCAACCAGAGGATCGAGACGTTGACGGTGTGTTCGCCGAATGTCGAACCACATCTCAGGAGAGGAACCGACGGTGCGGGAATCCAGCAACCCCGTATTCCGATCCCTGCCGAAGTCGCAGGGCGGATATGCGCAGTTCGGTACCGGAGCCGCTGGCTACGGTACGCAGGCGGTACACGCCGACCCCTATGTGACGCAGTACCCCGATCAGCAGCAGGCCGGTGTCGCCCGGCCGTTGACCATCGACGACGTCGTCACCAAGACCGGCATCACGCTTGCGCTCCTGACGGCCGTCGCGGTCGTGACTTACTTCCTGGCCACCGTGAACCCCGGCATCGCAATGCCGCTCGCGATGGTGGGTGCGATCGGCGGTCTGGTCCTGGTGCTGGTCGCCACCTTCGGCCGCAAGCAGGACAACCCCGGGATCGTCCTGAGCTACGCCGCGCTCGAAGGTCTGTTCCTCGGCGGCATCTCGTACCTGTTCGCCAACGTCATCTCCGACGGCGGCTACGCGATGATCACGCAGGCGATCGTCGGTACCTTTGGGGTCTTCTTCGGCATGCTGGTCGTCTACAAGACCGGTGCCATTCGGGTGACGCCGAAGTTCACCCGCATGATCGTCGCGGGCCTGTTCGGTGTGGTGGCGTTGATGCTCGTCAACCTAGTGACCGCCATGTTCGGCCTCAATGACGGCGCCGGGCTGGGCCTTCGCGACGGCGGCATGCTTGCGATCGGCTTCTCGCTGCTGTGCATCGGCCTGGCGGCGTTCAGCTTCCTGATCGACTTCGACGCGGCCGATCAGATGATCCGCGCCGGCGCGCCGGAGAAGGCGGCGTGGGGCGTCGCGCTCGGCCTGACCGTCACGCTGGTCTGGCTGTACATCGAGATCCTGCGGCTGCTGTCGTACTTCAACAGCGACTAGCAGCCTGACGAGAAGGCCCGGCACGAAATGTGCCGGGCCTTTCTCGTGCGTGGACTCTGCGCCGAAACTGACCGGAAAATACCTAAGGTGAGTGGGCAGGCGACAGCGACCCGGCGGAGCTTGCGGAGCCGGGTGTCGTTGCGGGACTTGTAGTTGGTGGTTAGGCGGCGGGTTCGAGAGTGACCTGGTAGCCCATGGCGGTGAGTTGGGCGATGTGGTTGCGGAGCTTGCGTTCGATGGCGATGCGGTTGGTGTGATAGTCAGGGCCGAGATCGCGGAAGCGGGCGAGCGGGTTGGCGAGTAGGTGCCAGATGACGACCAGGATGGAGCGGGCGACCGCGACCAGGGCTTTGAGCTTGCCGCGGCGTTTGGCGAGGCGCCGGTAGCGTTCGCCGAGGAAGGTATCGGTCTTGGCCGCCGCGGCGGCTCCCCGAGCGCACCCTTCAGATACGGGTTGCCCTTGCCGGTCTTGCTGGCGCGGGTCACCGGCCCGGACTGGATGGTGCGCGGGCACAGCTTGGCCCACGACACCAGGTGCTCTGGTGTTGGGAACCGGCTCATGTCGGTGCCGATCTCGGCCAGGATGTCTTGCGCGTTGGCGACGCTGATACCCGGATCTCGTCAAGGCGATCGACGGTGCGCAGGGCGCGTTCGGCCTGGATCGCGGAGTCGGCCTCGATGGTGGGATCGACCCGGATCGGGTTGGTGCCGCCGCCGCTGGCAGAGCCGGGATCGGCATCGCTATCGGCACCCGCGCGGGCGCCGGGCCCTCGTCGCTGCCGGTGTGCTCGATGGCGTGAGTGCCTTCGGGTAGCTCGTTGATGAGTTCCTCGATGCGCATGGTGAGGGTGTGGATCTGGGTGTCCAGTGCGTCGATCTGGCTCAGCAGCATGCGTGCCAACTCGGCGTGATGTTCATCGAAACGCCCGTCGAGCGCAGTGATCAGCTCTGACCGTTTGGACCTCATCTTTCCGCGGGCCAGCTCGGCCAGTCGATACGGGTCGTGCTCGCCGGCGATGAGGCCTCGACCATGTCCCGCGTCGACAGCGTGATCATCGTGGAGGCCACCGACGAAATTTTGATCAGTGCGTCCTCGAGCAGCTTTTCCAGCCGCTGCCAGTAGCGGGTGCGGTCGCGGGTCAGATCCTCGCGCATCCGGGTGTAGTCGCGTAGCCGCCTGATCTCGGGCGGCGGCACGAACGACGGCCGCAGCAGGCCCTTTCGGTCAGCTTGGCCAGCCAGACCGCGTCGAGTTTGTCGGTCTTGGGTCGGCCCGGCACGTTCTTCACATCGCGGGCGTTGACCAGCTGCACCGACAGCCCGGCCGCTTCCAGCAGGTAGTACCAGATCCGCCAGTAGTCGCTGGTGGACTCCACGGTGACCTTCTCGATGCCCAGGTCGGTCAGCTGATCGCCCAGCTCAGTAATGGCGCCGGTGCGCGCGGCAGGTCCCATACCCGACTGAACCGCCGCCCCGTCTTGCCGGGTAGGCGCACGCACACCTTGCCTGTCGCCTTGGCCACATCGATGGCCGCGACCCGTTCGATAACCAGTTCATGCTCGGCGTCGGGAATCTCCACCGGCCCCGCCACCCCTGCCGCTGGCTTCTGCTTGCGTTTGCGCCGTGCTGCCACTTCGCTTGCCCTCCAATCGAACCCATCCCAGAACATCGGGTGGATCGCCCGGGGGCCTCGGTCAAGGAAACCGAAATTCTGACCGGCGTGCTCAAGGCAACAGTACGTGACCCTGCAAGGTCGGGCCCCGGCGCCAAGCTGCACAACGGGCTACAAGCCCAGAGTCTCGTCGGCGTCGACGAGGCGACCCGACCCCATTTTCACGCCTACGAGGCGTCCCACAATGAAAAAGGAAGCTGCACACAGATCGCGATTCATCCACAGATTGCGATCTGGCTGCAGTTTCGGCGCATGATTTCGGCGAGAGTCGAGCCATGGCGATCCTCAACGAGCCCTTCATCGGAAGTGAAGCCGTAATCAATGGTGTGCTCCGCAAGCACGAGTTGCGGTCGCGCTACCGCACCGTCTTCCCAGATGTGTATATGTCGAAAGACGTTGTGCCGTCACTGTACGACCGCGCGAAGGCGGCATGGTTGTGGTCGAATCGCGAAGGCGTGATGGTGGGGTTGACGGCGTCGGCGTTGCACGGAGCGAAGTGGGTCGATGACGATGCTCCGATCGAAATGGTATGGCGCAACACGCGTGCGCCCCAAGGCATGCGAACCTACGACATGCGAGTGCCCTCCGCGGAATACCAGTTCGGGCCGGGGTTTCGCATGACCACACTCGCGCGCACGGCCTTCGACATCGGGCGTCGCAAACCGCTGGGTGAAGCGGTCGCTCGTCTCGATGCACTCGGCAACGCCACCGGGTTGAGTGTCGACGATGTGCTCGCGGTTGCTCGGTCGCATCGCGGGGCACGCGGTCTTCGAAGTTTGGAAGAAGCGCTGCGGCTCTACGATGCCGGCGCCGCGTCGCCGAAAGAAACATGGTTGCGGCTCTTGGTGATTCGCGCTGGTTACCCGCCGCCGCAGACGCAGATCCCGGTGCGCAGCCCCGACGGCTTACGCCAGTACTACCTCGACATGGGTTGGCCCCACCTGATGTTGGCGCTCGAGTACGACGGCGAACAACATCGACTCGACCCGCGCGAGTACGCCTACGACATCCGACGGTCGGAGGACGTCGCGGCGCTGGGCTGGACCCGGATCCGAGCGGTCAAGGCGCACTCGGGGGCCGACATCCTCCGCCGACTTGACCGAGCCTGGCGATCGAAACTGCACACAGATCGCGAAATCTCGTGAATTCGCGATCTGTGTGCAGCTTCCTTTTTCATTGTGGGACGCCTCGTAGGCGTGAAAATGGGGTCGGGTCGCCTCGTCGACGCCGACGAGACTCTGGGCTTGTAGCCCGTTGTGCAGCTTGGCGCCGGGGCCCGACCTTGCAGGGTCACGTACTGTTGCCTTGAGCACGCCGGTCAGAATTTCGGTTTCCTTGACCGAGGCCCCCGGGCGATCCACCCGATGTTCTGGGATGGGTTCGATTGGAGGGCAAGCGAAGTGGCAGCACGGCGCAAACGCAAGCAGAAGCCAGCGGCAGGGGTGGCGGGGCCGGTGGAGATTCCCGACGCCGAGCATGAACTGGTTATCGAACGGGTCGCGGCCATCGATGTGGCCAAGGCGACAGGCAAGGTGTGCGTGCGCCTACCCGGCAAGACGGGGCGGCGGTTCAGTCGGGTATGGGACCTGCCCGCGCGCACCGGCGCCATTACTGAGCTGGGCGATCAGCTGACCGACCTGGGCATCGAGAAGGTCACCGTGGAGTCCACCAGCGACTACTGGCGGATCTGGTACTACCTGCTGGAAGCGGTCGGGCTGTCGGTGCAGCTGGTCAACGCCCGCGATGTGAAGAACGTGCCGGGCCGACCCAAGACCGACAAACTCGACGCGGTCTGGCTGGCCAAGCTGACCGAAAAGGCCTGCTGCGGCCGTCGTTCGTGCCGCCGCCCGAGATCAGGCGGCTACG
This window harbors:
- a CDS encoding alpha/beta hydrolase; translated protein: MTDTRDDTDPTVEAPPQDKPAKRADKPWWLRHYTFTGTALGLVFIWLSLTPSLLPRGPLFQGLVSGAAGAFGYGLGVFVVWLVRYMRSKDSSPPAPRQAWIALVIVGVVGQILMIIYFRIWQDEVRDLNGVPRLGFWDHPLTAVLSIVTLFVLVEIGQLIGRLVRFLVRQLERFAPPRVSAVVVVVLLIALTVALLNGIVVRFAMSTINSTFAAVNDETDPDFAAPTSPLRSGGPQSLVSWESLGHQGRVFVAAGPTVEELTAFTGRPAVEPIRAYAGLHSADGIKATAALAARELQRTGGLNREVVAVATTTGTGWINEAEASALEYMYNGDTAIVSMQYSFLPSWLSFLVDKENARQAGQALFEAVDALIREMPEPQRPRLVVFGESLGSFGGEAPFLALNNLIARTDGALFSGPTFNNTIWTQLTRDRDPGSPMWLPIFDKGENVRFAARAEDLGRPDEPWGNPRVVYLQHASDPIAWFDPDLLFAEPDWLKEPRGYDVSGRMQWIPVVTFLQVSADMAVAVDVPDGHGHVYVKNVADAWAAILQPPGWTPEKTQRLRPLLSNDENA
- a CDS encoding Bax inhibitor-1/YccA family protein — its product is MRESSNPVFRSLPKSQGGYAQFGTGAAGYGTQAVHADPYVTQYPDQQQAGVARPLTIDDVVTKTGITLALLTAVAVVTYFLATVNPGIAMPLAMVGAIGGLVLVLVATFGRKQDNPGIVLSYAALEGLFLGGISYLFANVISDGGYAMITQAIVGTFGVFFGMLVVYKTGAIRVTPKFTRMIVAGLFGVVALMLVNLVTAMFGLNDGAGLGLRDGGMLAIGFSLLCIGLAAFSFLIDFDAADQMIRAGAPEKAAWGVALGLTVTLVWLYIEILRLLSYFNSD
- a CDS encoding cysteine dioxygenase, which produces MVAPAVLPSAVPAVSAPTRLRLPDLLFAADRGADDVLTGRYDHLMPVGGPPTDERWFTRLHGDDELDIWLISWAPGRSTELHDHGGSLGALTVVSGALRETRWDGGSLRHRRLSAGDQAAFPLGWVHDVVRAPERAASASVASTLSVHAYSPPLTAMSYYEVTKRKTLRRKRTELTDAPEG
- a CDS encoding enoyl-CoA hydratase/isomerase family protein produces the protein MGENEDVLVTVDRGVGLITLNRPKAINSLNHPMVTAMSRTLADWEHDDAVTAVVVDGAGERGLCAGGDIVALYHSAKADGPEKGREARAFWYDEYLLNAQIGRFGKPYVALMDGIVMGGGVGVSAHGSVRVVTDTTKMAMPEVGIGFVPDVGGTLILSHGPGLLGYHAALTGANFDGADAIAMGFADHFVPHDKLPDFKAKLIDDGIDAALAAFATEPPPSSLAAQRDWIDHCYANDTVGDIVAALRGHGTPAAVDAADLINTRSPICVSVALEALRRAAKLDTLEDVLGQEYRTSCASLRSHDFVEGIRAQVVDKDRNPKWSPASLAAVTTADVEAYFAPADRELEFS
- a CDS encoding rhodanese-like domain-containing protein produces the protein MSSRIERVLDDARARLRRLPASEVPAALDRGAILVDIRPQAQRAHEGGVLRALVIERNVLEWRCDPTSNARLPQAVDDDVEWVVLCSEGYTSSLAAASLLDLGLRRATDVIGGYRALKAEGVLV
- a CDS encoding enoyl-CoA hydratase; the protein is MSYETILVTREDRVATITLNRPKALNALNSQVMHEVTSAAAELDNDPAIGAIILTGNEKAFAAGADIKEMAGLSFADVFGSDFFAAWSRFAATRTPTIAAVAGYALGGGCELAMMCDLLIAADTAKFGQPEIKLGVLPGMGGSQRLTRAIGKAKAMDLILTGRNMDAEEAERAGLVSRVVPADSLLDEANAVAKTIADMSLSASRMAKEAVDRAFETTLTEGLLYERRLFHSAFATEDQTEGMNAFTEKRPPNFRHR